The Coriobacteriia bacterium region GCAGGCGTTTTCGGCATACCAGCCAAACATCGTGTGCATCCCAATGGATGCCGAGGGCATGCGCACCGACCTGCTCGCCGCTGAGCTCGAGCGCCTCGGACCGCGCGGCGCCAAGTTCATCTACACGATCCCGAACTTCCAGAATCCGGCGGGCGTCACGCTCGCTCCTTCGCGCCGGCGCGAACTGCTCGACCTTGCGCGCCAGTACGACATCCCGGTGATCGAGGACGATCCGTACGGGCGGCTCCGGTTCGAGGGCGGACACGCGCTGCCGCTGCGCGCGCTTGACGACGACATCATCTACCTCGGCACGTTCTCGAAGATCTTCGCGCCGGGACTGCGTCTCGGCTGGGTCATCGCGCCGAGGCCGATCCTCGCGAAGTTCCTGCTCGCCAAGCAGGCGGCCGACCTCTGCGGCAGCGCGTTCACGCAGACCTGCGCGGAGCGCTACTTTGCCGACACACGCTGGCGCAAGGTGCTGCAGGACCTCACGCACGCGTACACAGAGCGCCGCGACGCGATGATCGCCTCGCTCGAAGAGCACTTCCCGGCCGAGGCGAAGTGGACGGTCCCCGAGGGCGGCTTCTTCGTGTGGGTCGAGATGCCGTCGTTCCTCGATCTCAAGTCCGTGCTCGCCGAGGCGGTCGAGCGCGGCGTCACGTACGTGCCGGGCGACGCCTTCTTCCCCGACGGGCGCGGGCGCAACTGCATGCGCCTCGCGTTTTGCTACGTGGAGCCCGAGAGGATACGCGAGGGCATCGCGCGCCTCGCCGAGGTGCTGGAAGACCGTTTGGAACTCTACCGTGCGTTCGCGGCGGCAGGCGTGCTGCCGACGGCCGCTGTCGATGAGAGGGGCTGAGGGCATGAAGGAGAAGATCGCGGTGCTCATGGGCGGGCAGTCGCTCGAGCGTGAGGTCTCGCTCGTGAGCGGACAGCGCGTGTGCGACGCGCTCGAGGCCGAGGGCTACAAGGTTCTTGCTCTCGACGTGACGCCGGAACTCGTGACCACGCTCCGCAGCGAGAAGCCGGACGCTGTCTACATCGCGCTCCACGGCAAGTACGGCGAGGACGGCACGGTGCAGGAGCTGCTCGAGTTTCTCGGCATCCCGTACACCGGCCCGGGTGTCGTAGCCTCCACGCTCGCCTGGGACAAGTCGCTCAGCAAGCGGCTGTTCCGGATCGAGGGCGTGCCCACGCCGGCGTGGGTGGCGTTCACCGCCGACGCCTTCAAGCAGATGGGCGCTGCCACGGCGCTCGACCTCGTGCCGGACGCCGTGGGGGGCTTCCCGGTCGTCGTGAAGCCGTCGAAGCAGGGTTCCGCACTCGGCCTCACGAAGGTCGAGACTGCCGAGGCGCTGCCCGAGGCGCTGCTCACCGCACTCTCCTTCGGCGACACGGCGATTGTGGAGAAGTGGATCGACGGGCGCGAGCTCGCCGTCTCCGTGCTCGACGGGCCGGACGCTCCGCGCGTGCTGCCTCCGGTCGAAATGGTGCCGGTCTCGGGACTGTTCGACTTCTCGGCGATGTACACGCCGGGCGAGACCGAGTACTACGTGCCCGCACGGCTCTCCGAGACCGAGATGGCCGAGGTCGTGGCGCTCGCCGCCCGGGTGCACCAGCTGCTCGGGTGCCGGCATGTGAGCCGCGTGGACATGGTACTCGGTGCCGACGGTGTCCCCTACGTTCTCGAAGCGAACACGTCACCGGGCATGACCGAGATGTCGCTTCTGCCCATGGCAGCGGCGGCCGTCGGCATCGACTTCCAGGAGTTGGTAGGACTTCTGGTACGCTCTGTACGACACGAAGGCGCGTGATGGGTACATACACCAATGCCGTCAGGCGCCCGTAATGTAACCGCACGATCCCGGAGGTGGCTTCATCATGTATGACTATCGCAGGGGAGAGAGCATCCTTGGCGCGTTCCTTCTCGGTGGAATCGTAGGTGCCGCACTCGGTCTGCTGTTCTCACCGCGGTCCGGACGCGATAACCGCGAGTTCGTCGCAGCCAAGGCCCAGGAGTACTGGGGTGAGGGCAAGGAGTTCTACGAGACGTCTCGAGCCAAGGTCGTTGACGAGACCGAGGAGATCCGCGCCAAGATCGACGCGGCGCGCGATCGGCTGAAGGACCAGGTCGACTCCGTCTCACAGCAGGCCAAGGAGAAGGTTCACGAGATCGCACCGCAGGCGAAGGACGCCGTCGCCAAGGCCGGCACGTCGGTGAAGACCGGCGTCGAAACGGTCGAGGGCAAGGCACAGGGTGTGCTCGACAAGCTGGCCGAGAAGACCGCTCCGGGAGTGGAACCAATCGCCGATCTGGCGGCTCCCGAGGCGCCTTTCGCCGAGTAACGCGCTGCTCGCGCTATCATGAGGGGCCGGTCGCTCCGCGCGACCGGTCCCTTTCGGTCTTCAGACCACGGGAGATGAGCCGGCTTGCCGCGTATGACGTCCTACAACGGCCGAAGTGTCCTGGGGAGCGATGGGCGTGCTCTGGGGCGCGTGAACGCGGTCCTGTTCCACGCGTCCGAACCGCGCGTGGTCGGCGTTCAGATCGATCCGGGCGTCCTACTCG contains the following coding sequences:
- a CDS encoding D-alanine--D-alanine ligase, translated to MKEKIAVLMGGQSLEREVSLVSGQRVCDALEAEGYKVLALDVTPELVTTLRSEKPDAVYIALHGKYGEDGTVQELLEFLGIPYTGPGVVASTLAWDKSLSKRLFRIEGVPTPAWVAFTADAFKQMGAATALDLVPDAVGGFPVVVKPSKQGSALGLTKVETAEALPEALLTALSFGDTAIVEKWIDGRELAVSVLDGPDAPRVLPPVEMVPVSGLFDFSAMYTPGETEYYVPARLSETEMAEVVALAARVHQLLGCRHVSRVDMVLGADGVPYVLEANTSPGMTEMSLLPMAAAAVGIDFQELVGLLVRSVRHEGA
- a CDS encoding PLP-dependent aminotransferase family protein, producing MGTARVVFDRWSGRYSKRMADVRSSAVRDLFAAATRPDMISFSGGMPEIRRVPIDSVIAATTAALRHSGTEALQYGSSEGRVQIRDVVVGLMGEVGVRVKHDDLVITAGAQQALDLLAKIFIDPGDTIITEGPTYLGALQAFSAYQPNIVCIPMDAEGMRTDLLAAELERLGPRGAKFIYTIPNFQNPAGVTLAPSRRRELLDLARQYDIPVIEDDPYGRLRFEGGHALPLRALDDDIIYLGTFSKIFAPGLRLGWVIAPRPILAKFLLAKQAADLCGSAFTQTCAERYFADTRWRKVLQDLTHAYTERRDAMIASLEEHFPAEAKWTVPEGGFFVWVEMPSFLDLKSVLAEAVERGVTYVPGDAFFPDGRGRNCMRLAFCYVEPERIREGIARLAEVLEDRLELYRAFAAAGVLPTAAVDERG
- a CDS encoding YtxH domain-containing protein; the encoded protein is MYDYRRGESILGAFLLGGIVGAALGLLFSPRSGRDNREFVAAKAQEYWGEGKEFYETSRAKVVDETEEIRAKIDAARDRLKDQVDSVSQQAKEKVHEIAPQAKDAVAKAGTSVKTGVETVEGKAQGVLDKLAEKTAPGVEPIADLAAPEAPFAE